The Erigeron canadensis isolate Cc75 chromosome 1, C_canadensis_v1, whole genome shotgun sequence genome segment TTTAGGGCGTCCAAAATTtatcgataaaataaaaaaaaatattgtttcaTAGAAAAACTACAATGTGGTCAAACAATTTGAtccaatcaaaacaaaaaataaaaaggtacaAGTTGTAGTAGAAAGAAAATTAAGGGAGGGCGTCCAATCTGTGCCCGTGGTGGTTTGTGGACATAGAACACCCGTCTGGGCAATGAAATGATGTGGCATAGGGCGGCAAGGAGTGGTGGCAGGGTCAATACCGCCACAATTCTATCAATCTTAGTGTTTTTCCCCCTGatcatatattattgttatattatataattaaatacaaatatttGTTTCAAGACAACAATATGATATTGCTGAGAAATCATTTGAGATTTTCAATAGCTTATATTTGCTAGATGAATGTAAGATTATAAGGtacttttgttaatttaaatagTTATTGTTTTCATTATTATGGTAATCTAATTGTGAGAGACATATTGTATTAAGGTGGAAGTTAGACGTTAAAATTCCATCTTTGTGTCTTTAAATATAGTGTTAGGtgatttagttttttttcttaatttggcCTTTAGATCGGTTGGTAGATGACAAATAATAGGGGTTATTCGTTGTTGTCTCTTTACCCTGAAACTTGTACGGGAATGCACCAAAAACACTAcgaagtgaaaaccggtggctcgACTTTAGtggagttttttcttttgtcCCGGGTAACCGTGCACAAGTTATTTTTTCAGCCTTTTGTATTCTTAGCAGTTAAAGTTTTCAAGTAGGATCTAGCCTTATGGTCATGTGGAAAGTCTAGATCGTATTGTTTTGTAATCGTTGTATTTCCGACCTCTAGTACCTTACTAGATTGGTCTatagtaataatattatatttttgctgttaaaaaataaaagatgacaAATAATAGATTGGTTAAGCCcataaattatattttcattttgactttttaataaGATCTTGGCTGTTAAGCCCAATTCGATATATTGTCAAACCTAACATTAACCTATCAACAATATTGGATCAGCCAACCAATAAATATTTGAATATGGTATTGATGGGCTAATGAAGCATAGGCTTAAATATTGTATGAGGCTAAAACCTGGTTACCAAAACAGCAGTATGGACCCTAATTCGAAAGAGAAGAGTTGTATGAGAGTGGAGAGCCGAGAACCAAACCACCTCCAAGATGGCCTAGAATTATCATCAAGGACTTCTTTACTAGAAGTCTTAGTATATTGTATACATGAAAACTTGTAGGTGGCCAATGAAAAGTTTAGAAACCTGGGTTAGGTTGCGTACATCTGAGTTGAGAAACTCGCCCTATCCCGATAATATTTATACGGAAACCTCAACTATTGCCCCTCTTAAATTTCCAAATATGGACTTAAACGAATCAAACAATGGGCAAAACGGTTGTGACTTGTTCCATGAGAATGAGAAGTTGATTGGATAATGAAACAAGATCCAAGCAAACATGAACATGTATATAGTTCGTTCTTGAAATTTCCATAATGTGTTCGTATAGTTCATTCGATGTAATGTAATGCTACTTCGTTTAAACATAAAAGCTTTAATACGCAGTATGTTGaagttttaaattaatattaatttggaTATAAAGGTTGTTCAAACACAAGATTTTGAATAGTGGTTGAAGTATGGAATACGCCTTGCAAGTTTAGATTTGCATTTTAAGCTTATGTCTATCCAATTGATTTACATGTTCTTTCCTCGAAGTCTCGAACATAAGCATACGCATATGCCAAATCTAATCAACAATATCATGTACTTTTTGGCCTAATTCTTGATTCAACCTCTGATAGAAAAAGAATGATGCGAGTATTCTTTAGTTATATTTCATCAATCTTAAATGACATTTTATactacaatatataaatatattaatgacaCTAACCTTCAACAAAGCcaaaaatttaagaaaacacaaaagttgATATAAGACAACATTGACCCAAGTCCTTGATTAACAAGAACGCAAGACAACCCAAGTCACTGATAAAATTCAAGTAAAGTGAATATACTCAGAAACACAGAATCTATGGAGTAGCCATAAAAAAACATCTGTAAAGAGTTAATTCTCCTACAGTGACGATCAAACTTCAAAAGACCACTTGAAATAACAATAAGACACTTTTCTATgcggaaaaaaaaacaaaacaaaagaaaacaaagacGCTTACTAAATCAACAATTTCTTTAGTAAAGTTAAATGTGTTGAAAGATTACACTGAATTGAATATGAATATAGCTTGCTTTCCCAGTTGATTGTAATTATACAATCCTAAATGATTCCAAATAgccaaaaacaaacacaaagaaTTGTAAACAACATGTAACCAAAACAATCAAGAAGTTTCAATAATTCCTACACAGTTTTACCCGACTGTATTTAGTCTCTGATAAAGTTTGTTTATTCTCCATTCGGGCAAAAAAAATCGACGACTTCTGGTAAACTCACGATCCTCAAGCTTTGGGTTTTAGAACCTTAGGAGTCTCCCAGGTGAAATCAGGATCTTCGCGACCAAAATGCCCATATGCAGCAGTTTTCTGATACCTGAAATTGCCACCCCTTTTAAGGTCAAGATTGATTGCCATCATCCCGGGCCTGAAGTCAAAATTTTCCTTGATAAGAGCAAGGATATCCCTGTCGGGGATAGTTCCGGTTTTGTATGTGTCCACAAACACAGATAGCGGCTCAGCCACACCGATGGCATAAGACACCTGCACAATGCACCTACGGGCTAGCCCGGAAGCAACAATACTCTTGGCTGCTTGCCTAACAATATAAGCACCACTTCTGTCCACTTTGGTTGGGTCTTTTCCAGAGAAAGCACCACCACCGTGTGCGCCCCATCCACCGTAGGTGTCGATGATGATCTTTCTACCGGTCAGACCCGCATCTCCGTGGGGTCCACCGATCACGAACCGGCCCGATGGATTCAAATGGAAGATGGTGTTGTCATCAAGATATTGAGCAGGGATAACTGGTTTAATAACATGCTCTTTAAGATCGGCTGCAATTTGGTCGTTTGTCACGGTTTCATCATGTTGTGTGGAGATGAGAACGGTGTGAACCCGAGTTGGGACCATAGCACCGTTGTCATTGTGGTACTCAACTGTCACTTGGGTCTTGCCATCGGGTCTAAGCCAAGCACAGGTTTTGTTCTTTCTCACTTCGGTTAGCTTGGCACCAAGCTTGGTTGCAAGGACATGGGTCAGGGGCATAAGCTCGGGGGTCTCATCAGTTGCGTAACCAAACATGTGACCTTGATCACCTGCACCGATTTCCTCGGGCTTTTTGGTCAAGTGACCGTGAACACCCTGGGCAATATCTGGGCTCTGTTGCTCAATATTGACCAAAACATTACAAGTGTCAGCATCAAGACCAACATCAGCAGATGTGAACCCGATGTTTCTGCAAGTGTCACGGACGATCTTCTCGTAGTCCACAGTCGCTTTAGTGGTGATCTCACCGAAAACCATGACCATGTTGgtctttgtgcatgtctcacaGGCGACTTTGCTTTCGGGATCTTGTTCTAGGCAAGCATCAAGGATAGCATCTGAGACTTGGTCGCAGAGTTTGTCTGGGTGTCCCTCGTTGACGGATTCAGATGTGAATAGGAAGGTCTCCATCTCTCAAATGTACTACATAAATTTAAACAGATAAAAGGTCTCAGTTTTTATACTAAAATTATGTGTCAAGAAAGATAACATAATACAAAAGATATGTGATCCAAGTTTAAAGGTCATACACATCAAGAAACTTATAATAGCATTACATCCTAAATTCCTAatggttttttgttttcaactAATGGGATTTTTAAGGTAAATCAGATTTGGTTTGTGGACAAGGGTGTCATTGAGTCGAGATGAGATTATGTCAAGCTCGATATCGACTTGATTACTAAACAAGAACTAAAAAGTCCTCTAGCTAGACAAAGCCTCTATTTTCAAGGACCCGGCTTGATCTTGGCTACTTAATTGATACTTTCAAGGTCGATATGATTATGTTTATTGAGGCATTGATTCAAAATTCAATTAAAATTAGTATTATGGTTACTCAATTAGGTAGTATCATAATTACGTAAATAGAAAGGTAAAATGTAAATCAGCAGAGGAACTCACATGTCCTGTGAGCTTTTTTAGTATTTTGACACTCTAGCTTGACTCGAAGTCTATTGCTAAGTCGAGATTGACTAAATCAGAGTAGATTTCGAGTATCTTATGAGTCCATCTTTGCTAGATTACCTAAGTGATTAAACTAGTTGCGATCAAAAAATGTTAATCTTTTACAGGAGTAAAAAGAAGTGATTTGGCATGTACTCATCACTAATAAAATAATGGGGATAGTATTTGGTACTGCAGGCGCTCTCACATATTGGGGACACATTCTATAAACTTCACGGGGTAAATAGATTTATTTCCCCCCCACTAATTTGCAGTACCGAATAGTTCCccataataacaacaacaaaaccacataaacttaaaatatagtGAATTTTTAACACAACAATTTTACATTTACTATATTTAgtagttttttatataaataataataaggtaAACATCATTACATAGAAAATAACAACCAGAtgcatgaaatatatatatatatatatatatatatatatatatatatatatatatattgggcaTCAAGCAATGTGGTACAAGCTagataaaaccctaaaataGTAATAGGGGtaatagtaattaaaaaaaaaaagattactcgtatataaatgtatatggAAATCTGAAAGTAGAAGAATACCTTGATTAGTGATGGGAGGATCCTTTTAAAGAGATGAAGGTGGTGAGGAGGGAGTAAAGGgaatgaagaaaatgaaatgtatatatagggCGACGAGTGTGGGATCATGTGACTCGTTTTATTGATTTGACTCAGTAGTACCGACACAAGTTGTACCAGCCAAGAACCCACTTGATGGATGCATTATTGACCCACCACCCATTGGCCCACTGCCAACCCCATCGGCCTCCTTGGGTCCCTCTCTCTTCTCACCGACTAAACTTTTactcattttcatatttttaacgAGGAAAATTGAATATAAGGTATCTAAATTTAAGTGTAGAATCTTTtacatacaaaatttttaatatttattgattaataaataaatgtttgggctccatgaattttatggataaaaaaaaataatatatgagtgtttcacacctaagcttgaATAcctaaaaactttatatatattctcattcccatataatatatcaaaataaataacttGTTTTTAAAGGTTTAACACGAGTTGGTTCGAAAGGCACATATTGAGATTTATAATACTTGCTCAATTCGTGACATTCTTGGGCTTGACTCGTTTTGATTGGCCGGTTTCACTAATCCGTTGACAACGAACCAACCATATTTTAAATCTAGCATTTCCGGCCCGATCTAGGGTTTCAATAATTGCTTGGTTCATTGGTTGTGGTTTTGATGAGGTATACCATTAATAAAAGTGGTTTATGAACCACCCATCTAAATGTACGTCTTCTTTGTCGATTTATCACCACTAACAACAccagtttatattatttttgacttttattggGTTCATGACCACTAACAACACGACATTAtagtattttttactttttgtcatcAATTCTCCTTTGATTGAAAATAACCTTTAAAGCTAAACCTTAAAGTTTTGTCATGATCtcatgacttgacctatcacttccaccatctcaccgtggTAACGTGCGGGCATTATCTCTCGTTACATCAAAAGAGATTTCAACGTTTGAATCATGTACTGAGCAAATATCTTGACGATGGTTAGCGAAATGACTGGAATGACAACGAAAAGAAAAAACCAATTAGGCCACTACTTTTCAATCAAGAAATACTCCATTACGTTGAACAACTAACAAAGAAAACTTCCACGAAAGACGTAACAAAATACTCGTAGTTCGTTATACTACACGTAactaattttatctttaattattaCAACAACGCAAACAATATGCACAATCTTCAAAACTCTAAATCCTAAACTCCAACATCGTCGTATCTTTCAACATGTTCGGACTAAATTTCACTATTTAAACTTTAaggttttaaatttaatttagataacttcataaattatttataacacaTCGCACGGATGTGCaattaaaaaggtaaaacaTATCATACACCTCATATCCACATGAGTGCATAGATTTATAGAGACCTAGGTTATATGTATGTTGGGCTAGGCCATTGTTTAAGGCCCCCAATTGTTAGGGCTCCCAAATTGAGGTGTACTTTGTTAgtttgttatataaatttaattttgggCTTAAAAAAATTTCCTTTTGTCCatctatatacacaaaattgaTCCTTTTCTCAATTCCTAATAACTGTTATTGTAATCCTTTTgtcatatatacaaaaacataaaaaagagcACTTATTAATAGTCACCATAACAATTCTAGTACTAATCATATTATGCCTTTAAATGAaaagattattttatatatatatatatatatatatatattggaatgacatatgtttttattgataaaagcaAATTAATAAGATGATAATTGCTAATAGGTACAATTACACAATATAAATCTAGAAATAAATTTCCGATGAGTGACCAAAGCCAACTTAAAAATGAAATACAATAATTTAGACATAAAAgatttattttagttaatgaGAAGATTTACTTTGGTTGTATACTTTACTTTCATGTATGTTTTTACGGGTGACTATTACTcacatttataatttttatcgaTTATCGTTTGTCGATCTCAAACGGGGTAGGGCTTCTACTGAAGACCGTAAAAAGGCCCCAAAAATTGATCCTGCTTAAAGCCCCTACTTAGATCCCCCGAAAAGGTTGAGCCGGCCCTGCCAAGGTTCGAGTTTAAGAGGACAACGTTTTTGTTAATATGTTATCGTGGTCTTGGTTGAAATATTAGGGGGTTTTTCCTCCTATTTGATATAGGGTTAAGACTCTCTAACTTGTACTCGTTTAATACAACATAGTTTAGACCATCCACTAAGATATtcgataaaaataaaaatatttacgttTCTTAAAACCCAACCAACAAAATATGGAGGGAATCACCTAACCGACGTAGTGCCTAtttctttacatatataattagttaaaaatataaataaaaaaaaaaagaaaaaaaagaaaagacataTTGTtcaaataaacttaaaaaattttattaacgGTTGAAGACATATTTACCTAATTTGTCGGTTATGCAGCAAATAATTCTTTTCTTTCCAAAGAATGAATGAAGCTATTTCTCCAGAATATCTCGTATTAAATGCCTCATTGAAGGTTTTATGATGAATTCGCTTTTACTTTGTCGGTGGCATGTGATGCTAATTATATGGGATTATAAGCTTAGCAAAATTTGGCGTTACTCTCTTATAAttaccttatttttttttaattaatttggaagatttggtaTCACATTTAATTCTATTACAAATCTTTCGAACACCTCATGGCTGCATACATCCAACCTTTTCCTTACCTCGCCTTTGACGAGAAGGTATATATTAATCCATCACAAAAATTTATCTTTCAAGCACCTTATAACTTTTAATCTCGGTAGCCAATCTTCCAAATGCTCAATGCTTTTAATTACAACAATTCATCCCTATATAACACTAGTTTAGAAACAAAAGAATAACAAGTTTCATGCAAGAAGTTACAACCGCGAGCCATATATCTAAACTagtgttttattaatattttcaaCTCTTCACATTTCACATACACATCAATATTTTCAACcatgtaaataaaacaaagtcGTTAAAGTCGTGACGTAACGCAGACCATCATTAGCAGTCAACCACGAACTGGTTGATCTCTCTGCATTGTGTGGTCGTGTGGATACATGCTAGTATTCTATGCAATCTTCCTTTTCTTTCAATTGGATCAACCATCCACATGatgcatatctatatctatattatattatcaagcaaataaggttttaactttcaattttaacaatatatctagggataacttggatgatgttaacattattttggttggacGATGTTGCTCTCtcaaaccattaaaatcatcgggggctttttgacatgtgtagaaaTTAATTTAAGTAAGTTTGtaagagcaacatcatccaacaaaaatgatgttaacatcataaatcattttcccatatatctatatctatactattttttttataaatttgtacTATCTGtactatctatactatctatatctatactatattataaagcagatttttcctaaattttcaacattgaacttgaaattttcaatattgattttaagtacttttccaaaatacccctcttatctattctatatttatctaaaataactataacactctttctctctcctcaaatctcaaccaatcatcttttttctctcccccccataaatcatttattcccccaattcattcaaaatcttttatctcaaaaaccgtacatcgataaattataaaaattgtatggtgtccttaaaatttcatgctctttc includes the following:
- the LOC122604750 gene encoding S-adenosylmethionine synthase 3-like, with the translated sequence METFLFTSESVNEGHPDKLCDQVSDAILDACLEQDPESKVACETCTKTNMVMVFGEITTKATVDYEKIVRDTCRNIGFTSADVGLDADTCNVLVNIEQQSPDIAQGVHGHLTKKPEEIGAGDQGHMFGYATDETPELMPLTHVLATKLGAKLTEVRKNKTCAWLRPDGKTQVTVEYHNDNGAMVPTRVHTVLISTQHDETVTNDQIAADLKEHVIKPVIPAQYLDDNTIFHLNPSGRFVIGGPHGDAGLTGRKIIIDTYGGWGAHGGGAFSGKDPTKVDRSGAYIVRQAAKSIVASGLARRCIVQVSYAIGVAEPLSVFVDTYKTGTIPDRDILALIKENFDFRPGMMAINLDLKRGGNFRYQKTAAYGHFGREDPDFTWETPKVLKPKA